The Henckelia pumila isolate YLH828 chromosome 2, ASM3356847v2, whole genome shotgun sequence genome includes a window with the following:
- the LOC140882479 gene encoding FCS-Like Zinc finger 8-like, whose product MLGNRSRAVASKQALMADQSNSLLSPTKTPTTPISSFLGSPRFFNGFLSKNLSDAEANVMSPTSILDPKVSSSFVNPFGYDTSLSSPPIKQEQEAIGLALIDSIIEEKNNDDGNFSKPLSRLVLFGSKLKVQIPSNNHTSSPAESPKSPADFGIKTRNSQCFSPFSGNPEKNFSRQLSLKEMELSEDYTCVITHGPNPKTTHIFDDCIVEDCCVDDDDMTSDHPRPREMESGFEINVSTSPSPNFLSYCHTCREILEQGKDIYIYRGEKAFCSHECRCQEMIIDGMKNPKLDDHF is encoded by the exons ATGCTGGGTAATAGATCTAGAGCAGTGGCCAGCAAGCAAGCTCTAATGGCGGATCAAAGCAATTCATTGCTTTCTCCTACCAAAACTCCAACCACACCAATTTCATCTTTCTTGGGATCACCAAGATTCTTCAATGGGTTTTTGAGTAAGAATCTTTCTGATGCAGAAGCTAATGTAATGAGtccaacttcaattcttgaCCCCAAAGTTTCATCCAGTTTTGTGAACCCTTTTGGCTATGACACCAGTTTGTCCAGTCCTCCCATTAAACAAGAACAAGAAGCCATTGGACTGGCCCTTATTGATTCAATCATTGAGGAGAAGAACAATGACGATGGAAACTTTAGCAAGCCATTGAGCAGATTGGTTCTGTTTGGATCAAAGCTCAAGGTGCAGATTCCCTCCAATAATCATACATCTTCTCCCGCTGAATCACCGAAATCTCCGGCGGATTTCGGAATCAAGACTAGGAATTCTCAGTGCTTCAGCCCTTTTTCCGGCAATCCGGAAAAGAACTTTAGCAGACAGCTATCTTTGAAAGAAATGGAGCTTTCTGAGGATTACACTTGTGTGATCACCCACGGCCCGAACCCGAAAACCACTCATATTTTCGACGATTGTATCGTGGAGGATTGCTGCGTAGATGATGATGACATGACTTCTGATCATCCAAGGCCAAGGGAAATGGAAAGTGGTTTTGAAATCAATGTTTCAACTTCTCCATCACCAAATTTCTTGAGCTATTGTCACACTTGCAGAGAAATTCTTGAACAAGGCAAAGATATTTACATTTACAG AGGTGAGAAAGCCTTTTGCAGCCATGAATGCCGCTGCCAAGAAATGATCATTGACGGAATGAAGAATCCGAAGTTGGATGATCATTTTTAG